The Clostridium botulinum BKT015925 genome includes the window AAGTAACAATTACTAAGGTAGAAGTATGGACAGATAAAGATGTAACTTATTATATCCAAGATAAAGATAATAAAGAATTTAAATTAGACAATGGTATAAAACCGAACCCAAGACCACATATAACATTAGAAGATGAAAAAGCTTATTATGATGGTGGAAGTTTTGGTTATATACCATTTTTTAAACTCCAAAATAATAAGTATGAAAAGACAGACTTAGAGCCTATAAAAGCCTTGATTGATGATTATGACCTTATGGCTTGTAGCTTATCAAATAACTTGCAAGACTTCCAAGAAGCGATATATGTTGTCAGAGGTTATCCAGGTGATAACTTAGATGAATTAACTACTAACTTAAAAACTAAAAAGACTATAGGAGTAGATGAAACTGGTGGACTTGATGTTAAGACCATAGATATTCCTATAGCAGCAAGAGAATCTAAAATAAGACTAGATAAAGAATCTATATATAAGTTTGGAATGGGATTTGATTCTTCTCAAGTAGGTGATGGAAATGTTACAAATGTAGTTATTAAGTCCAGATATGCTTTACTGGACCTTAAATGTAATAAAGCAGAGATAAGGCTAAGAAAACTTATAAGGCAACTATTAAAAGCTATAGTAGATGATATTAACAGAAGATTTAATACTGCTTATAATTACATGGATATTGATATTAATATAATTCGTGAAACTATGGTTAATGAAAATGATATAGTTAACAATGAAAAAATAGATGCTGAAGCAAAAGGACAATTAATAAATAACATACTTACTGCTGCAACAAGACTTGATGATGATACAGTATTGAAATTACTATGTGATATTCTTGAACTCGATTATGAAGAAGTTAAAGAAAAAATAGACATGCAACCTTATGAGCCTATTAATTTAGATGCAATAACAGAAAAAGAAATAAATGAGGATCAAGACAATGGAGAAGCTTAGTAAATATTATTTAGAGATATTAAAGCTTCTTAAAGAAGGAGAAAAGGATACAAATAAGTTATTGCTTACTAATTATAAATCGTCACTTATAGAAATGAAAAAGCTTTTAAACTCTTATTTAAATAGATATGGGGAATTAAGCTTTCAAGAATGGTTGAAAGTAGATAGGCTAAAATCATTGATTAATCAAATAAATGTTATACTAGATAATACTTATAAAAACAATGAAACTTTGATAAGCAACCATGCCCAGGATTCTTATTCTAAAGCTTATAATGGTTTGTTTTATCAGTTAGAAGTGGAGACTGGTTTAATATTAGATTTTACAATGAT containing:
- a CDS encoding phage portal protein, which translates into the protein MNGSELKKLIDRDRTSPGKAKARQGLQYYKGQHEILNYRLFYYDNNGILKEDKYRSNIKIPHLFHTELVDQKVQYLLSNPIEVVTEDQTLQDYLKEYINEDFQETLQNAIEGASNKGLEYVYSYIDQENKINFQVADSLSVIPIYDELNNYKLTSIVRYYDTKVQDQDKEVTITKVEVWTDKDVTYYIQDKDNKEFKLDNGIKPNPRPHITLEDEKAYYDGGSFGYIPFFKLQNNKYEKTDLEPIKALIDDYDLMACSLSNNLQDFQEAIYVVRGYPGDNLDELTTNLKTKKTIGVDETGGLDVKTIDIPIAARESKIRLDKESIYKFGMGFDSSQVGDGNVTNVVIKSRYALLDLKCNKAEIRLRKLIRQLLKAIVDDINRRFNTAYNYMDIDINIIRETMVNENDIVNNEKIDAEAKGQLINNILTAATRLDDDTVLKLLCDILELDYEEVKEKIDMQPYEPINLDAITEKEINEDQDNGEA